The stretch of DNA GACGCTGTCCAAGTATCCAGTGGAGCAATGGGCGGTGAGGTTTTCCGGTACAATGAAGGTTGGAAACCCCGATAAGGGATCCATTGCCGGGCCGATTATGCCGTCGCCGGTCGTGTTAGGGTTTCTTAAGGTATTCATATTAGAAGTACTGCCTTCCAAGTAACACAGCACATCATCGCCGAATCCAACGGCGGGGAACGCTACTAGGTTTTGGTCGGAAAAGTTTAAGGTTGTCGGAGATTGGTCAAGAGCGGCGGCGGAGACAAACATGTCTCCGTCGTCTACATTGGGTGGTGAAAGTGAAATCCTAGGGTTTGGCGCCGTCATCGGCGGCTCAGTCGTCCACGCCGCTTGCCAAGCTTTTAGCACGTTGAGAGGCGGCGGGACTGTGGGCGGCGGCGGAGGGTTTCTCGGCGCCTTGTGGAGGAGGGAGACGTGATGAGGTGGCGACGGTGAGCTGAGAGAGGAACCGAACATGGTGGAGTTGTGGCGAACGAGGCGAGCTTCGGCTTCGAGCCGAGCCGTCTCCCACTGAGCCATGTGGCGCAGGTTGGCGGCTTCCTTGGAGCCGAAGGCATTGCTCTTTGGCTTGTGTGTGATAGGATCAATTCCCATCTCACTTAGTCTCTTCTTCAAATGTGAATTCCAATAATTCTTTATCTCATTATCTGTTCTCTTTGGCAGGTTTGCTGCAATAGCAGACCATCTATACATAATCAACAAAAATCAAGAATATCTCAAAAATCGAGAATTTCTCTGGTTAATAAATGGACTGGAGAATCAACCAAGAATTTTTCT from Ipomoea triloba cultivar NCNSP0323 chromosome 7, ASM357664v1 encodes:
- the LOC116024441 gene encoding transcription factor MYB16-like, with translation MGSSPCFENVGLKKGPWTPDEDQKLVAYVQQYGHGSWLALPSKAGLNRCGKSCRMRWTNYLRPDIKRGKFSPQEEQTIIQLHALLGNRWSAIAANLPKRTDNEIKNYWNSHLKKRLSEMGIDPITHKPKSNAFGSKEAANLRHMAQWETARLEAEARLVRHNSTMFGSSLSSPSPPHHVSLLHKAPRNPPPPPTVPPPLNVLKAWQAAWTTEPPMTAPNPRISLSPPNVDDGDMFVSAAALDQSPTTLNFSDQNLVAFPAVGFGDDVLCYLEGSTSNMNTLRNPNTTGDGIIGPAMDPLSGFPTFIVPENLTAHCSTGYLDSVIGNCGAGW